Part of the Nicotiana sylvestris chromosome 5, ASM39365v2, whole genome shotgun sequence genome is shown below.
CTGAACATTGAGTTAAGCTCAAGGTCCATTTTTTATCAATAGTGTGATAAGATAGAAAAGGAACCAGTGGTTCGCTGTACTTCACTATCATGCAATTTTGACTACTCTACTCCCAATCAGAAAATGATAACTATATAACATAATCCTATCTTTTCATGAAGGAGCTACGCCGGTCAATTGGTGGCGCAATTGATGGTGCTCCGAAGATTCACGCACTAAAAGggtagcccggtgcactaagctcccactaTGCGCGGGATTCGGGAAAGTATCGGACAACAAGGGTCTAAAATAGAATATATCTTGTAGGGAAAAGTATCATATAAACAGAAACTTTTCTTGAATTCTCTGTATCAATTTAGTACCAATGTGAGTGGAGTAGAAATGGAGACTAATGAAGACTCCTGGTAATTGATATGAGTGGCAAGTGTGAAAATAATGTTTACAGAGTAGAGCTGCAAAATGAAGATCTAAATCGCTAAATCAGATGGCAAAGAAGTTTTTGCACAAACAAGAAGCAATTCAAATTTAGCAAATATACCATTGTCATGTTTTCACTACAATTTTCACTCTGCTGTCTAGATTTCCAGATACTAGAAACACAACTCCTGAATCTAGGACATTCTTTTAAACTCGAACCCCAGAAAAGAAGAGATACATACTAACTATGAGAATTATGCGACTACTATATAATCACCCGTCAAAAGCTAAAAGAGTTGGCTATAAGGAACCACCAAAATCAAAAACCAAAGTTAGCCTAATGCTCTGGTTATTCATGTACACCGGAGAATTGCTGTAGAGAACTCGTACCTCCTTTCTTTTTTAGCAAGCCTCTTCATCAGTCAAATGTTAATCGATCATTCAAATGTTATATCAAGCAGCAAGGACAAGCACTTTTATTGTCCCTTGACTGTTCGCCGTTAGAATTGTTGAGCTGTCACGTTTCCAACAAACAGCACTGATGAAATATGATCCCATTTCCCCATCTGGATCATTCTGATCATCAGAACCAAATTTGTGCCAAGCTGCTGGCTTAGAAATTTCCTGTACATGTATGACAAACTAGATTAAGCACTGGAAAATGATGTTAAATCGCTCATGTATCTGGATAATGAGACTCGTCGTCAAATACTTTCAGAAATATACCTTGTGATAGACAAACACTTCATTTGTCTCACTGCCACATGCAAGGTATTCACTGTTTACTGTAAGACCCACAAAGTTCTTCTCATTTGCATGTCCTTTAAAAGTACGCAGCTGAAATAAAAAATAGAACAAGGATAATGCTGGTCAGAAGTTTGACAAGTCTGTTGAAGAGAATATCAATTCAACTTCATTACATTATTTGAGTGAGAACCAGCATTAAGCAAAACTATAATCTACCTCTCCTATCCATCCCtcactttttcttttttctaattcCTTTTAGTTCATGCCTATTGTCCGTATGGCGATATCATAATGAGAGCAAAATGTGATTAATTTCTGTATTCAAATCGAGAAAATGACCAGAGCATGATTACTTACTGGAACATTCTCCTTGACATCCCACAAACGCAATGTACTATCTGTTGATGCAGAAGCTAGCTCATTGTTGGATAAAAACTTTACATAAGAAACAGCTTTACGGTGCCCACTGAAAATATGCAGTGGCTGGCTAACATTTCGCAAGTCATAATAGTGGATGTGATGATCCGCCGAACCCACCTGCAAGATATTGCATCACGTTTTAGTGTAGAAACCATACCTTTAACATGGAATACTATAATTAAATGCATTGATGCAAGAGGAACCTGAAACCGTTTATTGTGGGATAACTAAAAACAAAATGAGAACTTACAGCTACAAGAACACTGGATCCAGGATTATACTTCACAGAGCAAGCGTTAGCTTTCATGTCAATGGTAAGAACGCTGGCTTCCTGCTTCGTGCACCAAACTTTGACCTGTTGAGAAATTAATTTAAGCTTATTCCAAATCTTTACAAGTGTACTAACTCTCCAAAACTACTTCTGTTCTTTTGGTTTAGCACACTTTAACTCCATTGTTGGACCACACAAGGCGCAAACCACAGCACCCATCATCCCTCACTTCTCTACTGCAGTACAAAACCTAATATAAATTCTATAATACCGGAATACAAACTGAAAATATGATGAAACATCTGGATCTTATCCCTTTACTTCACAAGAGTAATAAACCTAAACTATGATAGTCACTCCTAACATAAATGGACACACAGACTTCAGATCTCTGAGGAAAAAGAAATCTAATATTAAATAAATCCCAATTTCATCTGCCTCATTTGTCAAAATTTCAGACACAATATGATTGTCACTCCAAACACCAGATAAGAAACATCTCAATTCTAGAAAAAAGCTCATAGCTTGAAATTGTATGTTACCTTGCAATCATCACTACCAGACACAAGCACAGAAGGTTCAGTACGGCAAAAGTCAACACTCCATGCTCGTTTTTCATGCTCCTCATACTCCATCACACTCTGGAATAGAAAGTGTAATTATCAGATATAAGTGGAGATCCACGTGAAGGTGCTTTTCATGATCTAGATATAAGAACAAAATAAAAACCTACCTGACGAGTTGTAACATCCCAAACCGTCACTATGCCCTCATAGTCACTGCTTGCTAAGTGATTTTTAGTGCACTTGTTCCAGCTCAAACAACTTAGTTTGGACCGTGTAGACATTTCAACAAGAGGACATTGCGCTTCTGCTGGTTCGTTTACCACCTGATAATGACAACATACAAGAATTACCTTGTATCTTTTCAAGAAATAAACAAAATACAGCAAAAGAGAAGCAGAAAAACCCAAATCTAGCCAAGTTATTGAAAAAGATTTCACTAGTAACAGTGATAATATCAGTTCAACTAAGCTGAACACTTATTTCTCCCAAAACATTTCATTACATCAATAGCATGTAAAAATTTCAAAATCTTATCTGGAGAAGAAAAATGGGGCTAGAAGTGAAGTCTAATTAATAGACAATCATTAAACTCCTACAGAAGTTTTTCTGGTGGGAAGGTTTGCAGAATAAGAAGCTCTCATGAAGCATGTACTTACGGACGCAAATTCGAAGACCTTAATTCTTCGTGATACCCCAGCAGTAGCAAACAATTCATCATCTCGGTCAAATTCAATACTGTGAAAAAGAGGACATTTAGTGAGAGGCAAGAGTTCTCGCAAAAAAGGAGTTGTATTGGGTTTATAAAAGCAAATAAAACCTCCTGGCTGTCTATGTTTATACTTAAAGAAGGAGATTGCTATAACGTCTCCAGAAAAAAAAGCAAATCAGAGTACCATATTTTCCAATAAAGGAATATCCCTAGTTCTATTTCAAAAAGAAGTTATAGAATTAAATATTCTAGATGCAATGAACTTCGTACCTTGAAACGATATTAGCCATGTGGAAAAGGTCAGAATGTCTAAGTTCAGCAACAACCCTCAAACGACTACATCAACAAGCGCAATAGAAAAAAAGCTGTAAGCCCAAATTTATAGGATAATTTCAAGTCAATACAAAAATCATTAGATGAAAACTGATGAACCTGTATCGCGTATAGGTAGACAGAACAGATTGAAAATCTTCAAGTCCCGCGGAATAACCTTCTCTATTCATGACATTTGCTACCCTTTCTTCCTGTTTCTCGGACTGTCTTGCCCAATAGCGCCTCTTTTGCAGGTAACAGGTTTGAAGCTCATTGAACTGTTGACAATTGTGCATGTTAAAAGAGGACATACAAATAATGAACTACATCAACAAGCACAATGATAAATTACAGAATTGACCTGTGCATGAATGCGTTTTTTCCTTGCTATTGCCTGTCCAGGTTGATTAGGACGCTGTGAATCTGGTCCGCCGTGGTCATCCTTCCATTGAACAACTTGAGAATTCCCAGGAGCTCTTGCATCAGTGTTCCTGGTCTGTGCAGTACCAGCACGACCTTGTTCTTGTGAATCGACAGAACTAGAAACAATTGCACCACCTTCCTTATCTCCCAGTGAAGGCCTGACTGTCATTGCAGAAGAATCATCTACTAGCTTTCTCATTTTCGCTGAATATCTACTCCTTGCCCTATATAACTCTATTCTACGCTTCTCCACAGCATTTATGTCTTCTTTAATGTACTTGAGATCATTTTGGATCTAGAAAGGTGCAGGATACAGTCAATATATGGAACTGCTAGTTTGTAAGGAGTCATACAGTTTTTAGagaagaaatttaaaaaaaagacgATTTGTAACAGGACTCCAAATAACGTCTCTTAAGTGGTTAAGAATGAAAGAAATGATAACAATATTTACAAAAGGGAAACTCTTAGACATGGGTTTAATCTTTTCAGATAATAACCAAATATGCACAAGCCCTTTCTTAGCAATTTATAGGAGACAGAAGATGGTTAGAGGTTTTCCTGAAGTTAACGATTTACATTGCAAAAATATGTCACGTTAAGTCTGACGGAAAAGGCATGCTCCTGGTATCTACCAACTCGatatgttgcttttaccgctatAATATTTAATTGAATATGCTTTCTCCAGTTAGAATGCAAAGATATTATACAAGAAAAGCAAATCCCTATCTGC
Proteins encoded:
- the LOC104220542 gene encoding E3 ubiquitin-protein ligase COP1-like isoform X1, translated to MGGGGERSTGALVPTVLKSEPVNAGETSAPAAAAAVEAEVKEQIPVPEKEEEVDKDMLCPICMQIIKDAFLTACGHSFCYMCIVTHLHNKSDCPCCSHYLTTNHLYPNFLLNKLLMKRSARQMAKSATPVEQLRQAIQQGCEVSIKELESLLFLLMEKKRKMEQEEAETNLQILLEFLQCLRKQKVEEFNEIQNDLKYIKEDINAVEKRRIELYRARSRYSAKMRKLVDDSSAMTVRPSLGDKEGGAIVSSSVDSQEQGRAGTAQTRNTDARAPGNSQVVQWKDDHGGPDSQRPNQPGQAIARKKRIHAQFNELQTCYLQKRRYWARQSEKQEERVANVMNREGYSAGLEDFQSVLSTYTRYSRLRVVAELRHSDLFHMANIVSSIEFDRDDELFATAGVSRRIKVFEFASVVNEPAEAQCPLVEMSTRSKLSCLSWNKCTKNHLASSDYEGIVTVWDVTTRQSVMEYEEHEKRAWSVDFCRTEPSVLVSGSDDCKVKVWCTKQEASVLTIDMKANACSVKYNPGSSVLVAVGSADHHIHYYDLRNVSQPLHIFSGHRKAVSYVKFLSNNELASASTDSTLRLWDVKENVPLRTFKGHANEKNFVGLTVNSEYLACGSETNEVFVYHKEISKPAAWHKFGSDDQNDPDGEMGSYFISAVCWKRDSSTILTANSQGTIKVLVLAA
- the LOC104220542 gene encoding E3 ubiquitin-protein ligase COP1-like isoform X2, whose product is MKRSARQMAKSATPVEQLRQAIQQGCEVSIKELESLLFLLMEKKRKMEQEEAETNLQILLEFLQCLRKQKVEEFNEIQNDLKYIKEDINAVEKRRIELYRARSRYSAKMRKLVDDSSAMTVRPSLGDKEGGAIVSSSVDSQEQGRAGTAQTRNTDARAPGNSQVVQWKDDHGGPDSQRPNQPGQAIARKKRIHAQFNELQTCYLQKRRYWARQSEKQEERVANVMNREGYSAGLEDFQSVLSTYTRYSRLRVVAELRHSDLFHMANIVSSIEFDRDDELFATAGVSRRIKVFEFASVVNEPAEAQCPLVEMSTRSKLSCLSWNKCTKNHLASSDYEGIVTVWDVTTRQSVMEYEEHEKRAWSVDFCRTEPSVLVSGSDDCKVKVWCTKQEASVLTIDMKANACSVKYNPGSSVLVAVGSADHHIHYYDLRNVSQPLHIFSGHRKAVSYVKFLSNNELASASTDSTLRLWDVKENVPLRTFKGHANEKNFVGLTVNSEYLACGSETNEVFVYHKEISKPAAWHKFGSDDQNDPDGEMGSYFISAVCWKRDSSTILTANSQGTIKVLVLAA